Proteins encoded by one window of Streptomyces sp. NBC_01571:
- a CDS encoding Ig-like domain-containing protein encodes MITVRKRHTGLAATAGVLGGVLAVTVLGGTSSAATIRNDAGNPPKPQARVDQAAADASDARIKITPGQGAFNVGIEDPLKVTVSNGKLTKVTMTAVASGAEIPGTLSADDTSWKPNGRLDRATRYQIAAEAEDTKGRSTTGNATITTVSPANDFIGHLSPEDGSTVGVGMPVTVSFDKAISDRATVESEIRVSSSSGQRVVGHWFNNDRLDFRPENYWKPGSTVTVKLNLHGIQKTVTFEISRSQVSTVDAKTKQMTVVRDGKTIKTIPISSGSTEHPTYNGQMVISEKFRNLHMNGASVGLTKKDGRPAYDIEAVPHAMRLTASGTFIHGNYWGADAVFGKVNTSHGCVGLKDVKGGGDGKQPAAWLFDNSMIGDVVIVKNSEDKTTLAPDNGLSDWTMPWSEWVAGSTTH; translated from the coding sequence TTGATCACGGTACGTAAACGACACACCGGGCTGGCGGCTACAGCCGGCGTACTTGGCGGCGTACTCGCAGTCACGGTCCTCGGCGGTACCAGCAGCGCTGCGACGATCCGCAACGACGCCGGGAATCCCCCGAAACCGCAGGCGCGGGTGGATCAGGCGGCCGCCGATGCTTCCGACGCACGAATAAAAATCACGCCCGGGCAAGGTGCCTTCAATGTCGGGATCGAAGATCCCCTCAAAGTCACCGTCAGCAACGGCAAGCTCACCAAGGTGACCATGACCGCCGTCGCGAGCGGTGCCGAGATTCCGGGCACCTTGTCCGCGGACGATACCTCCTGGAAGCCGAACGGCCGGCTGGACCGGGCCACCAGATATCAGATCGCCGCAGAGGCCGAGGACACGAAGGGCCGCTCCACCACCGGGAACGCCACGATCACCACGGTCTCCCCGGCCAACGACTTCATCGGGCATCTCTCCCCCGAGGACGGCTCGACCGTCGGCGTGGGCATGCCGGTGACGGTCTCCTTCGACAAGGCGATCAGTGACAGGGCGACCGTGGAGTCGGAGATCCGGGTCAGCTCGAGCAGCGGGCAGCGGGTCGTCGGCCACTGGTTCAACAACGACCGCCTGGACTTCCGCCCCGAGAACTACTGGAAGCCCGGCTCGACCGTCACTGTCAAGCTCAACCTCCACGGCATCCAGAAGACGGTCACGTTCGAGATCAGTCGGAGCCAGGTCAGCACCGTCGACGCCAAGACGAAGCAGATGACCGTCGTACGGGATGGCAAGACGATCAAGACCATCCCGATCTCGTCCGGCAGCACCGAGCACCCGACGTACAACGGTCAGATGGTCATCTCCGAGAAGTTCAGGAATCTCCATATGAACGGTGCGAGCGTCGGCCTCACGAAGAAGGACGGCAGGCCCGCGTACGACATCGAGGCCGTACCGCACGCCATGCGCCTGACGGCCTCGGGCACGTTCATCCACGGCAACTACTGGGGTGCCGACGCGGTCTTCGGCAAGGTCAACACCAGCCACGGCTGCGTGGGTCTGAAGGACGTCAAGGGCGGCGGCGACGGCAAGCAGCCCGCCGCCTGGCTCTTTGACAACTCGATGATTGGTGACGTCGTGATCGTCAAGAACTCCGAGGACAAGACCACGTTGGCACCGGACAACGGCCTCAGCGACTGGACCATGCCGTGGAGCGAGTGGGTCGCG
- a CDS encoding transposase yields the protein MSADLSKRLVPDELWELVAPLLPSFAARPQGGGTAPCDERAVLTAVVYVLTSGCAWRHLPPTSGTSSATAHRRFTAWTEVGLWRRLHRAVLDELGVRGEVDWTSGISTRPPFAPKRGDR from the coding sequence GTGAGTGCTGATCTGTCGAAGCGTCTGGTTCCTGATGAGCTCTGGGAGCTGGTCGCCCCGTTGCTGCCGTCGTTCGCTGCTCGTCCGCAAGGTGGTGGGACCGCTCCGTGTGACGAGCGGGCCGTGCTCACCGCAGTGGTGTACGTGCTGACCAGCGGCTGTGCCTGGCGGCATCTGCCGCCGACGTCCGGTACGTCCTCCGCTACCGCCCATCGCCGCTTCACGGCATGGACCGAGGTCGGCCTGTGGCGTCGGCTGCATCGGGCGGTGCTGGACGAACTCGGGGTCCGGGGCGAGGTGGACTGGACCTCGGGGATCTCGACGCGGCCTCCGTTCGCGCCAAAAAGGGGGGATCGCTGA
- a CDS encoding DinB family protein: MIDEFAKDNLHGRLRRDREALLWKLDGLSEYDARRPLTVTGTNLLGLVKHVASVEARYFGEVFDRPSPEPLPRWQDHDGSDLWAAEDEARDQIIESYRRTWEHSDATIDELALDAPGHVPWWPEPYLSTNLFAIMVHVLGETNRHAGHADILREGVDGRTGMRPEHETQIDEEARTAYCAKIEQAARSASSVKA, translated from the coding sequence ATGATCGATGAATTCGCGAAGGACAACCTGCACGGGAGACTGCGGCGGGACCGCGAGGCGCTGCTCTGGAAACTCGACGGCCTGTCCGAATACGACGCCCGCCGACCTTTGACAGTGACCGGGACCAACCTCCTCGGCCTGGTCAAACACGTAGCCAGCGTTGAGGCCAGGTACTTCGGCGAGGTCTTCGACCGGCCGTCCCCGGAACCGCTGCCCCGGTGGCAGGACCACGACGGCAGCGATCTGTGGGCGGCTGAGGACGAGGCGCGCGATCAGATCATCGAGTCCTACCGGCGCACGTGGGAACACTCAGACGCAACGATCGACGAGCTTGCCCTCGATGCCCCCGGCCACGTGCCGTGGTGGCCGGAGCCTTATCTCAGCACGAACCTGTTCGCCATCATGGTCCACGTCCTCGGCGAGACAAACCGGCATGCCGGGCACGCCGACATCCTGCGCGAAGGCGTCGACGGCCGAACCGGGATGCGCCCCGAACACGAGACGCAGATCGATGAGGAGGCCCGCACCGCCTACTGCGCGAAGATCGAGCAGGCCGCCAGATCGGCCTCATCAGTCAAGGCATAG
- a CDS encoding alpha/beta fold hydrolase — MPCARSDHCARPKLCQPARAHSRRHVTEHPTGTRASRQTRDPPDEPRRPRRVDGCETWHNVLSPGAPHAPDRYAGDRHDRPHPRFVDDSAQSGTVERPIHRLRPPRAGTGLARSSIAGVGLGEIAHHYEQTIRGLNEPPIIMGHSLGGVLVEILLARCLGISGVAIDSGPVKGVLPVPLSTPRPAWPVLGDPANKNKAAGLTPRQFHYAFTNTERLSHVASSASFLSNSERWPWPGFGSAGHRGPPTGS, encoded by the coding sequence GTGCCCTGCGCCAGATCTGACCACTGTGCACGCCCGAAACTGTGTCAACCGGCGCGTGCACATAGCCGACGTCACGTCACCGAGCACCCCACTGGAACGCGGGCCAGCCGACAGACCCGCGACCCACCTGATGAACCCCGACGACCACGCCGAGTCGACGGATGTGAGACGTGGCACAACGTTCTATCCCCAGGAGCGCCTCATGCCCCCGATCGGTATGCCGGAGACCGGCACGATCGTCCTCATCCACGGTTTGTGGATGACTCCGCGCAGTCGGGAACAGTGGAGCGACCGATACACCGCCTCCGGCCACCGCGTGCTGGCACCGGCCTGGCCCGGTCCTCGATTGCGGGTGTCGGACTGGGCGAGATTGCACATCACTACGAACAGACCATCCGCGGCCTGAACGAGCCGCCGATCATCATGGGCCACTCCCTCGGGGGCGTGCTCGTGGAGATCCTGCTGGCCCGGTGCCTCGGCATCTCCGGCGTGGCCATCGACTCAGGGCCGGTCAAGGGTGTGCTTCCGGTCCCGCTGTCCACGCCCAGACCGGCCTGGCCCGTGCTGGGCGACCCTGCCAACAAGAACAAGGCAGCGGGCCTGACTCCCCGCCAGTTCCATTACGCGTTCACCAACACTGAGAGGCTGTCTCACGTGGCAAGTTCCGCGAGCTTCTTGAGTAACTCAGAGCGGTGGCCGTGGCCAGGCTTCGGCTCTGCCGGTCATCGCGGTCCACCTACGGGATCTTGA
- a CDS encoding UBP-type zinc finger domain-containing protein — translation MTLPAGIDPTVPPSGTGCGDCDAVDGWWFHLRRCAQCGHIGCCDDSPSKHATAHAQSTGHPIIRSYEPGESWFWNFETSELYETGPELAAPESHPLDQPTPGPAGRVPANWADTLR, via the coding sequence ATGACCCTGCCCGCCGGAATCGACCCGACCGTCCCGCCGAGCGGTACGGGGTGCGGTGACTGTGACGCCGTCGACGGCTGGTGGTTCCATCTGCGGCGGTGCGCCCAGTGCGGTCACATCGGCTGCTGCGACGACTCGCCCTCCAAGCACGCCACCGCCCACGCGCAGAGCACCGGCCATCCGATCATCCGCAGTTACGAGCCCGGCGAGTCGTGGTTCTGGAACTTCGAGACGTCCGAGTTGTACGAGACGGGCCCCGAGCTCGCGGCCCCGGAAAGCCACCCCCTGGACCAGCCCACGCCCGGCCCCGCGGGACGCGTGCCCGCGAACTGGGCGGACACGCTGCGGTGA
- a CDS encoding ATP-binding protein, whose product MSGRPLPCDKSELSTLFLFEKLDQDQLERLCREGRVEQFDAGPVYTEGDAATCFYVLLEGTVVMSRRVGGDDVEISRSSQRGVYAGAMQAYLNGPDQTFYKGSMRVTEPSRFFVLPAETFAAVLRDWFPMAVHLLEGLFFGSQNTQRTIGQRERLLALGSLSAGLTHELNNPAAAAVRATSTLRDRVAHMRHKLGAIASGPYARDTLETLIEIQERTAERVAKATPLSPLEASDREDALGDWLEDHDIAGGWQLAPAFVQAGLDTEWLDQVAATVDEETLEGAVRWLNYTVETELLMNEIEDSTTRISHLVDAAKQYSQIDRAPYQVVDVHELLDSTLLMLAGKMGSGIKVTKDYDRTAPRIPAYPGELNQVWTNLIDNAASAMEGEGTLTVRTAHDHDQLLVEFRDTGPGVPAEIRDRIFDPFFTTKPVGEGTGLGLDISWRIVANKHHGSLSVQSVPGDTRFQVRLPLTAADTETPEEAS is encoded by the coding sequence GTGAGCGGGCGGCCGTTGCCGTGCGACAAGAGCGAGCTCAGCACACTGTTCCTGTTCGAGAAGCTGGACCAGGACCAGTTGGAGCGACTGTGCCGCGAAGGACGGGTGGAGCAGTTCGACGCCGGTCCGGTCTACACCGAGGGTGACGCGGCCACCTGTTTCTACGTGCTGCTCGAAGGGACCGTCGTGATGTCGCGCCGGGTCGGCGGCGACGACGTGGAGATCAGCCGCAGCTCCCAGCGCGGGGTGTACGCGGGGGCCATGCAGGCCTATCTGAACGGGCCGGACCAGACGTTCTACAAGGGGTCGATGAGGGTCACCGAGCCCTCCCGTTTCTTCGTCCTGCCCGCCGAGACCTTCGCCGCGGTCCTGCGGGACTGGTTCCCGATGGCCGTCCACCTGCTCGAAGGACTGTTCTTCGGCAGCCAGAACACCCAGCGGACCATCGGCCAGCGCGAGCGGCTGCTCGCGCTCGGCTCGCTGTCGGCCGGACTGACGCACGAGCTGAACAATCCGGCCGCGGCGGCGGTACGGGCGACTTCCACCCTCCGGGACCGCGTGGCCCACATGCGGCACAAGCTCGGCGCCATCGCCTCGGGCCCGTACGCCCGCGACACCCTGGAGACGCTCATCGAGATCCAGGAGCGCACGGCCGAACGGGTCGCCAAGGCCACGCCGTTGAGCCCCCTCGAGGCCTCCGACCGGGAGGACGCGCTCGGTGACTGGCTCGAGGACCACGACATCGCCGGCGGGTGGCAGCTCGCGCCGGCGTTCGTGCAGGCCGGGCTCGACACGGAATGGCTGGACCAGGTCGCGGCGACCGTGGACGAGGAGACCCTCGAAGGCGCCGTGCGGTGGCTGAACTACACCGTGGAGACCGAGCTCCTCATGAACGAGATCGAGGACTCCACCACCCGGATCTCGCACCTGGTGGACGCGGCCAAGCAGTACTCGCAGATCGACCGCGCGCCGTACCAGGTCGTCGACGTGCACGAACTCCTGGACAGCACACTGCTGATGCTCGCCGGAAAGATGGGTTCCGGCATCAAGGTGACCAAGGACTACGACCGCACGGCGCCGAGGATCCCCGCCTATCCGGGCGAGTTGAACCAGGTGTGGACGAACCTCATCGACAACGCCGCCTCGGCGATGGAGGGCGAGGGCACGCTGACGGTGCGCACCGCGCACGATCACGACCAGTTGCTCGTCGAGTTCCGGGACACCGGTCCCGGGGTACCGGCCGAGATCCGCGACCGCATCTTCGATCCGTTCTTCACCACCAAACCGGTGGGTGAGGGCACGGGGCTCGGACTGGACATCTCCTGGCGGATCGTCGCCAACAAGCACCACGGAAGCCTGTCGGTGCAGTCCGTCCCCGGTGACACCCGTTTCCAGGTCCGTCTGCCACTGACCGCGGCGGACACCGAAACGCCCGAGGAGGCGTCATGA
- a CDS encoding FAD-dependent oxidoreductase: protein MAQAAGTARTVILTVDDDPGVSRAVARDLRRRYGESHRIVRAESGDTALEALRELKLRGDQVAVILADYRMPQMNGIEFLEQALDVYPGARRVLLTAYADTNAAIDAINVIDLDHYLLKPWDPPEEKLYPVLDDLLDAWRASDFRPVPTCKVVGHRWSARSSDVREFLARNQVPYRWYSSDTPEGQRLLAAAGQDGDRLPLVITPDGTPLVEPEDPDLAAQVGLATTPTEEFYDLVVIGGGPAGLGAAVYGASEGLRTVLVERSATGGQAGQSSRIENYLGFPDGVSGSQLTGRARRQAAKFGAEILTAREVTGLEVTGASRVIRFSDGSAIAAHAVILATGVTYRQLEAPGLADLTGCGVFYGSALTEAASCQGHDVYIVGGANSAGQAAMYLSRGAKSVTLLVRGSSLTASMSHYLVQQIEEAPNISVRTGTVVEAAHGTDHLEQLTLRDVTSGQTELVDAQWMFVFIGAAPLTDWLEGTVQRDTRGFIMAGPDMTVDGKPPKGWELDRPPYHLETNVPGVFVAGDARAESAKRVASAVGEGAMAVMLVHRYLEQS, encoded by the coding sequence ATGGCACAGGCCGCCGGTACAGCGCGGACCGTCATTCTGACCGTGGATGACGATCCCGGGGTGTCGCGCGCCGTGGCGCGCGACCTCAGGCGCCGCTACGGCGAGTCGCACCGGATCGTGCGGGCGGAGTCGGGTGACACCGCCCTGGAGGCGCTCCGGGAGCTGAAGCTGCGCGGCGACCAGGTGGCGGTGATCCTGGCCGACTACCGGATGCCGCAGATGAACGGCATCGAGTTCCTGGAGCAGGCGCTCGACGTGTATCCCGGCGCGCGCCGGGTGCTCCTGACCGCCTACGCGGACACCAACGCGGCGATCGACGCGATCAACGTGATCGATCTCGACCACTATCTCCTCAAGCCGTGGGACCCACCGGAGGAGAAGCTCTATCCGGTGCTGGACGATCTGCTGGACGCCTGGCGGGCCAGCGACTTCCGGCCCGTGCCGACCTGCAAGGTGGTCGGGCACCGTTGGTCGGCGCGTTCCTCGGACGTACGGGAGTTCCTGGCCCGCAACCAGGTGCCGTACCGCTGGTACTCGTCGGACACGCCGGAGGGGCAGCGGCTGCTGGCCGCGGCCGGCCAGGACGGGGACCGGCTGCCGCTGGTGATCACGCCGGACGGCACGCCGCTCGTGGAGCCGGAGGACCCGGACCTCGCGGCGCAGGTCGGGCTGGCCACGACCCCGACGGAGGAGTTCTACGACCTGGTCGTCATCGGCGGTGGCCCGGCCGGCCTCGGGGCCGCCGTGTACGGCGCGTCCGAGGGGCTGCGGACCGTCCTCGTGGAGCGGTCGGCGACCGGCGGCCAGGCCGGGCAGAGCTCGCGCATCGAGAACTACCTCGGCTTCCCAGACGGGGTGTCCGGCTCCCAGCTCACCGGGCGGGCGCGCCGGCAGGCGGCGAAGTTCGGCGCCGAGATCCTGACCGCGCGGGAGGTGACGGGCCTCGAGGTCACCGGAGCCTCGCGCGTCATCCGGTTCTCCGACGGCTCCGCGATCGCCGCGCACGCGGTGATCCTGGCGACCGGCGTCACGTACCGGCAGCTGGAGGCGCCCGGTCTGGCGGACCTGACGGGCTGCGGGGTCTTCTACGGCTCGGCGCTGACCGAGGCGGCCTCCTGTCAGGGCCACGACGTGTACATCGTGGGCGGGGCGAACTCGGCCGGACAGGCCGCCATGTACCTGTCGCGGGGCGCGAAGTCGGTCACCCTGCTCGTCCGGGGCTCTTCGCTGACCGCGTCGATGTCGCACTACCTGGTCCAGCAGATCGAGGAGGCCCCCAACATCTCGGTGCGTACCGGCACGGTCGTCGAGGCCGCGCACGGCACGGACCATCTGGAACAGCTCACCCTGCGGGACGTGACGAGCGGGCAGACCGAACTCGTCGACGCCCAGTGGATGTTCGTGTTCATCGGCGCGGCCCCCCTCACCGACTGGCTGGAGGGTACGGTGCAGAGGGACACCCGCGGATTCATCATGGCGGGGCCCGACATGACCGTCGACGGAAAGCCGCCCAAGGGCTGGGAGCTGGACCGGCCGCCGTACCACCTGGAGACCAATGTGCCCGGCGTGTTCGTGGCCGGGGACGCGCGTGCCGAGTCCGCGAAGCGGGTCGCTTCCGCGGTCGGAGAGGGAGCCATGGCCGTCATGCTCGTCCACCGATATCTGGAGCAGTCGTGA
- a CDS encoding DUF4032 domain-containing protein: MALQISATNPEHPALLLELPWQLPLEEWPEHHLVPLPRGISRHVVRYARAGNEVVAVKELAERPALREYEMLRGLDRLSIPAVDPLAVVTGRTDADGGPLESVLITRHLGGSMPYRSMFETTMRPATMHRLMDALAVLLVRLHLAGFAWGDCSLSNTLFRRDAGAYAAYLVDAETGELHPRLSDGQREYDLDLARVNISGELLDLEAAGALHPSVDPIDFGREICARYRSLWEELTRTSVYPAGKHHYIDRRIRRLNDLGFDVAEMQIAHSSNGDTVTFVPKVVDAGHHQRQLLRLTGLDAEENQARRLLNDLESWMATQDDHAPEDDSASSSPYPGGGYPRAARPEVLAHRWVRDVFRPTVRAVPPDLRGSMDPAEIYHELLEHRWYLSERAQHDIGLDTAVEDYVTTVLPKVRESLLPPPESSTGPA, from the coding sequence ATGGCTTTGCAGATCAGCGCCACCAACCCGGAGCACCCCGCGCTCCTGCTCGAACTGCCCTGGCAGCTGCCGCTGGAGGAATGGCCCGAGCACCACCTGGTGCCGCTGCCGCGCGGCATCTCCCGGCACGTGGTGCGCTACGCGCGCGCCGGGAACGAGGTGGTGGCGGTCAAGGAGCTCGCCGAGCGCCCCGCCCTGCGCGAGTACGAGATGCTGCGCGGCCTGGACCGGCTCTCCATCCCGGCGGTGGACCCGCTCGCCGTGGTCACCGGGCGCACCGACGCCGACGGCGGCCCGCTGGAGTCCGTCCTCATCACCCGGCACCTGGGCGGCTCGATGCCCTACCGGTCGATGTTCGAGACGACCATGCGGCCCGCGACCATGCACCGGCTGATGGACGCGCTGGCGGTGCTCCTGGTGCGGCTGCATCTGGCCGGGTTCGCGTGGGGCGACTGCTCGCTGTCCAACACGCTCTTCCGACGGGACGCCGGAGCGTACGCGGCCTATCTGGTGGACGCCGAGACCGGCGAGCTGCACCCCCGGCTGAGCGACGGGCAGCGGGAGTACGACCTCGATCTCGCCCGCGTCAACATCAGCGGTGAGCTGCTGGACCTGGAGGCGGCCGGGGCGCTGCACCCCTCCGTCGACCCGATCGACTTCGGCAGGGAGATCTGCGCGCGCTACCGGAGCCTGTGGGAGGAGCTGACCCGGACCTCCGTGTACCCGGCGGGCAAGCACCACTACATCGACCGCCGCATCCGGCGCCTGAACGACCTCGGTTTCGATGTCGCCGAGATGCAGATAGCGCACTCCTCGAACGGGGACACGGTCACCTTCGTCCCCAAGGTCGTCGACGCGGGCCACCACCAGCGCCAGCTGCTGCGGCTGACCGGGCTCGACGCGGAGGAGAACCAGGCCCGCCGGCTGCTGAACGACCTGGAGAGCTGGATGGCCACCCAGGACGACCACGCCCCCGAAGACGATTCCGCGAGCTCGTCGCCCTACCCGGGCGGTGGGTACCCCCGGGCGGCGCGCCCCGAGGTGCTCGCCCACCGCTGGGTGCGCGACGTCTTCCGGCCCACCGTCCGCGCCGTACCGCCGGACCTGCGCGGCTCCATGGACCCCGCGGAGATCTACCACGAGCTGCTCGAACACCGTTGGTACCTGTCCGAGCGCGCCCAGCACGACATCGGACTGGACACGGCCGTCGAGGACTACGTCACCACCGTCCTCCCCAAGGTCCGGGAGTCCCTGCTGCCACCGCCGGAGAGTTCCACCGGGCCCGCGTGA
- a CDS encoding amidohydrolase family protein: MRAPHPQPSFGPGDEVGDLRGVAGVDLAKPVPAVREPRRAVEELGFVALPIAPWLWQLPPTDRLYYPLYAACVELGVPFCTQVGHTGPLRPSETGRPIPYIDQVALDFPELTIVCGHIGYPWSTEMIAVSDKHAHVYIDTSAYTARRFPPERVAYLRGRGRRKVLFGSNYPMITPSRALEHLSELGLDEETTELFLSGNARRVFRLGDHS, encoded by the coding sequence ATGCGGGCTCCTCACCCGCAGCCGTCCTTCGGACCTGGCGACGAAGTCGGCGACCTCCGCGGGGTCGCGGGGGTGGACCTGGCGAAACCGGTCCCGGCCGTGCGCGAGCCGCGCCGGGCCGTCGAGGAGCTGGGCTTCGTGGCCCTGCCGATCGCGCCGTGGCTGTGGCAGCTGCCGCCCACCGACCGGCTCTACTACCCGCTGTACGCGGCCTGCGTCGAGCTCGGCGTCCCGTTCTGCACCCAGGTCGGGCACACCGGGCCGCTGCGCCCCTCCGAGACCGGCCGGCCCATCCCGTACATCGACCAGGTCGCGCTGGACTTCCCCGAACTCACCATCGTGTGCGGGCACATCGGCTACCCCTGGAGCACGGAGATGATCGCTGTCTCCGACAAGCACGCCCACGTGTACATCGACACCAGCGCCTACACCGCCCGCCGCTTCCCGCCCGAGCGGGTCGCCTATCTGCGTGGCCGGGGGCGGCGGAAGGTCCTCTTCGGCAGCAACTACCCCATGATCACGCCGAGTCGGGCGCTGGAGCACCTCTCCGAGCTGGGCCTCGACGAGGAGACCACCGAGCTGTTCCTGTCGGGCAACGCACGGCGCGTCTTCCGCCTCGGCGATCATTCGTAG
- a CDS encoding N-formylglutamate amidohydrolase encodes MLPGADTSPVVLHVPHSSRHIPLQVRAGITLDDPALEGELDHITDAHTAELAEAAARAAGVTPWRFVNRLSRLVVDPERFPDEREEMLAVGMGAVYTRTTHGAPLRPADVDPAPLIARYFRRYAEAMTAAVADRLAVTGRAVVIDVHSYPTARLPYELHGEGPRPPVCLGTDDFHTPAGLVEHARKAFEGVGTVGIDSPFSGAYVPLRFHGEDPRVMSLMVEIRRDTYMSEPGGPAGPGLGRLAAALGALVDAVSG; translated from the coding sequence CTGCTGCCCGGCGCCGACACCTCCCCCGTCGTCCTGCACGTCCCGCACTCGTCGCGGCACATACCGTTGCAGGTCCGCGCAGGCATCACGCTCGACGACCCGGCACTGGAAGGCGAGTTGGACCACATCACGGACGCGCACACCGCGGAGCTCGCCGAGGCGGCGGCGCGGGCGGCCGGCGTCACTCCGTGGCGGTTCGTGAACCGCCTGTCCCGTCTGGTGGTCGATCCCGAGCGCTTTCCCGACGAGCGCGAGGAGATGCTGGCCGTCGGCATGGGCGCGGTCTACACCCGCACGACACACGGCGCCCCGCTGCGCCCGGCCGACGTCGACCCGGCGCCGCTGATCGCGCGCTACTTCCGCCGGTACGCGGAGGCGATGACCGCCGCCGTGGCCGACCGGCTGGCCGTCACCGGGCGGGCCGTGGTGATCGACGTCCATTCGTATCCGACGGCCAGGCTGCCGTACGAACTGCACGGCGAGGGACCGCGTCCACCGGTCTGCCTGGGCACCGACGACTTCCACACACCCGCCGGGCTGGTGGAGCACGCCAGGAAGGCGTTCGAGGGCGTCGGGACCGTGGGGATCGACAGCCCGTTCTCCGGCGCCTACGTGCCGCTGCGCTTCCACGGCGAGGATCCACGGGTCATGTCACTGATGGTGGAGATCCGGCGGGACACGTACATGAGCGAGCCCGGCGGCCCGGCCGGCCCAGGGCTCGGGCGCCTCGCCGCCGCGCTCGGAGCCCTCGTCGACGCCGTGTCGGGGTAG
- a CDS encoding cyclic nucleotide-binding domain-containing protein: MPTALRLLPALSAEHRERLMTVAQEVSFPADGKIFEAGGTADRFWVVRSGTVSLYQQVVGERRISVATLGPGDLLGWSWLFPPHHWDFGAEAFSPVRAYEFDAGQVRGLCAKDPALELSLTRTIAAILAHRLETTRAALIEHYARHGGGGLR; this comes from the coding sequence ATGCCCACTGCCCTGCGGCTGCTGCCCGCCCTCTCCGCCGAACACCGTGAACGGCTGATGACCGTGGCCCAGGAAGTCTCCTTCCCGGCGGACGGAAAGATCTTCGAGGCGGGGGGAACCGCGGACCGTTTCTGGGTGGTCCGCTCGGGAACCGTCTCGCTGTACCAACAGGTCGTCGGGGAGCGGCGCATCTCCGTGGCCACGCTGGGACCGGGCGATCTGCTCGGCTGGTCGTGGCTGTTCCCACCGCACCACTGGGACTTCGGCGCGGAGGCGTTCAGCCCGGTGCGCGCCTACGAGTTCGACGCCGGGCAGGTGCGCGGACTCTGCGCGAAGGATCCGGCGCTGGAGCTGTCGCTGACCCGGACGATCGCGGCGATCCTCGCCCACCGGCTCGAAACGACGCGGGCGGCGCTGATCGAGCACTACGCGCGCCACGGAGGCGGCGGACTGCGCTGA